The following proteins are encoded in a genomic region of Microcoleus sp. FACHB-68:
- a CDS encoding MotA/TolQ/ExbB proton channel family protein, producing MGISKVFADGGVVMWPLLGFSVLAVALIIERVVFWFRVNRRQNRVVREVLNLYRRENMVGALNKLQQNADLPISRIFLAALELEEPTPEEFRLALETESQAEIPLLKRFNNIFDTIIQLAPLLGLLGTVLGLITSFASLNIGDVGGSKTAGVTSGISEALVSTASGLIVAIFVLLFANTFRGLYTRQIARIQEYGGQLELLYRHRYEKGEKSYAPTR from the coding sequence ATGGGAATCAGTAAAGTTTTTGCGGACGGCGGCGTGGTTATGTGGCCGCTGCTTGGATTTTCAGTGTTAGCAGTGGCCCTAATTATCGAGCGGGTGGTTTTTTGGTTTCGAGTCAATCGCCGGCAGAATCGTGTGGTGCGCGAAGTCCTAAATCTGTACCGACGCGAGAATATGGTAGGTGCTTTGAATAAACTCCAGCAGAATGCCGATCTGCCCATCTCTCGAATTTTTCTAGCTGCTTTGGAACTCGAAGAACCCACCCCAGAAGAATTTCGCCTTGCTTTGGAAACTGAATCGCAAGCAGAAATCCCATTGCTGAAGCGGTTTAACAACATATTTGATACAATTATCCAACTTGCACCCCTGCTAGGTCTTCTCGGCACCGTCTTGGGATTGATTACTTCCTTTGCCTCTCTCAATATCGGTGATGTGGGTGGCAGTAAAACGGCAGGCGTCACCTCTGGGATCAGTGAAGCTCTAGTTTCTACAGCCTCTGGATTGATTGTTGCAATCTTTGTTCTCCTGTTTGCCAATACGTTTCGCGGGCTTTACACACGCCAGATCGCACGGATTCAGGAGTATGGTGGGCAGTTAGAATTGCTGTATCGCCATCGCTATGAAAAAGGGGAGAAGTCTTATGCGCCTACCCGATGA
- a CDS encoding energy transducer TonB, with product MSLSSIARQQREKEEEELRSFMTYSVLGSLALHAALLLLTNFGVKTPDLLAAEPIEVVLVEASSLEAEEAIEQTLSEEDAGGGGGGGGGGGGGGGGGGAEADALSTAADSSPEIALAAQPVVAQQPVPTPTPEPTPTPEPTPEPTPTPEPTPEPTPTPEPTPTPEPTPTPEPTPTPEPTPTPEPTPEPTSEDSITPEEPTPTPTPTPTPTPTPTPTPTPTPAPAPTPTPAPKATPTPTPTPKATPSPATKATPSPTPTPTPRPAASQTPKPAQIAQPRPTSSPLIADSKPAPTQNPSSSFSPGTTRSLLENLGIGNNRGNQSGTTSARTNTGTSGGGSGGGTGTGTGTGIGEGTGSGTGGGNGSGTGTGNGSGTGPGSGTGSGGGNGSGNGSGNGSGNGSAIATGPLRPETGSADRDDSSSGGSEPENITCRRCEPPHPSKIPDEVDLDGVPMTEMLLDIDKNGNVISAEVYKGSGSPILDELALETARNKWKFSSSKNGVQGLWKPLQFVDKGNPDAARLARERAREINDRVQKQREAAAEQDRQREAAAEQERLREVAAEQERLREVAAEQERLREAAAEQERLREAAAEQERLREAAAEQERLREAAEQEEGDFEQREQEQRDNLNRETVDPIRPTSPLDTRPPLETNPLGDPVSPRDTNPLGDPVSPQDTNPLGDPVSPQDTNPLGDPVSPGETTPFNNPTVPSEPENPIDSTSTPESTGAE from the coding sequence ATGAGTCTTTCAAGCATTGCTAGACAGCAACGAGAAAAAGAAGAGGAGGAGCTGAGGTCTTTTATGACCTACAGCGTCTTAGGTTCACTGGCGCTACACGCAGCGTTGCTGCTCCTGACCAATTTTGGAGTTAAAACGCCAGATCTGCTGGCAGCAGAACCTATAGAAGTGGTACTCGTAGAAGCTTCCAGTCTCGAAGCTGAGGAAGCAATCGAACAGACTTTATCTGAAGAAGACGCTGGCGGCGGCGGTGGCGGCGGCGGTGGTGGCGGTGGCGGTGGCGGTGGCGGTGGCGCTGAAGCTGATGCATTATCTACAGCAGCAGATTCCTCGCCAGAAATAGCTTTGGCTGCTCAACCAGTTGTTGCACAGCAGCCAGTGCCGACACCGACACCAGAACCAACCCCCACACCAGAACCGACACCAGAACCAACCCCCACACCAGAACCGACACCAGAACCAACCCCCACCCCAGAACCGACCCCCACACCAGAACCAACCCCCACACCAGAACCGACCCCCACACCAGAACCGACCCCCACACCAGAACCGACACCAGAACCGACGTCGGAGGATAGCATCACGCCAGAAGAACCAACTCCTACACCAACACCAACTCCTACACCAACACCAACCCCCACACCAACTCCCACACCGACACCGGCACCGGCACCAACTCCAACACCGGCACCCAAGGCAACTCCCACACCGACACCGACACCCAAGGCAACTCCCTCACCGGCAACCAAGGCAACTCCCTCACCTACGCCAACACCCACACCTAGGCCCGCAGCTAGCCAAACTCCCAAACCAGCTCAGATAGCACAACCAAGGCCAACGAGTTCTCCACTAATAGCAGACTCTAAGCCGGCTCCGACGCAAAATCCTTCGTCTAGCTTTTCTCCAGGAACGACTCGCTCTCTTTTAGAGAATCTAGGTATTGGAAACAATCGTGGCAATCAGTCAGGCACTACAAGCGCTCGCACCAATACTGGAACTTCAGGAGGCGGCTCAGGAGGCGGTACCGGCACTGGCACTGGTACTGGCATAGGAGAAGGCACAGGCAGTGGTACAGGAGGCGGTAATGGCTCTGGCACAGGGACAGGTAATGGCAGCGGCACAGGCCCTGGCAGTGGCACAGGTTCCGGTGGCGGCAATGGCAGTGGCAATGGCAGTGGCAATGGCAGTGGCAATGGCAGTGCCATTGCCACAGGGCCATTAAGACCAGAAACCGGGTCGGCAGATAGAGATGACAGCAGTTCTGGTGGTTCAGAACCGGAGAATATAACGTGCCGCCGATGCGAGCCGCCCCATCCTTCAAAGATCCCTGATGAAGTGGATCTAGACGGCGTACCTATGACTGAAATGCTTTTAGATATTGACAAAAATGGAAATGTCATAAGTGCGGAGGTTTACAAAGGCAGTGGTTCCCCAATCCTTGATGAATTAGCACTTGAAACCGCCAGAAACAAGTGGAAGTTCAGCTCATCAAAGAACGGAGTACAAGGCTTGTGGAAACCTCTGCAGTTTGTTGATAAAGGCAATCCTGATGCCGCTCGTCTAGCTCGTGAGCGTGCGCGTGAAATAAACGACCGCGTACAGAAACAACGTGAAGCTGCTGCTGAACAGGATAGACAACGTGAAGCTGCTGCTGAACAAGAGAGACTACGTGAAGTTGCTGCTGAACAAGAGAGACTACGTGAAGTTGCTGCTGAACAAGAGAGACTACGTGAAGCTGCTGCTGAACAAGAGAGACTACGTGAAGCTGCTGCTGAACAAGAGAGACTACGTGAAGCTGCTGCTGAACAAGAGAGACTACGTGAAGCTGCTGAACAAGAAGAGGGTGATTTTGAACAACGTGAACAAGAACAACGTGATAATTTAAATCGTGAAACAGTTGATCCCATTCGACCAACTTCACCATTAGATACAAGGCCACCTCTAGAAACAAACCCACTTGGCGATCCAGTTTCGCCCCGAGACACAAATCCACTGGGCGATCCAGTTTCGCCCCAAGACACAAATCCACTGGGCGATCCAGTTTCGCCCCAAGACACAAATCCACTGGGCGATCCAGTTTCACCTGGGGAGACGACTCCATTTAATAATCCAACTGTCCCAAGCGAGCCGGAGAACCCAATAGATTCGACTTCAACGCCTGAATCAACCGGAGCCGAATAA
- the plsY gene encoding glycerol-3-phosphate 1-O-acyltransferase PlsY, translating to MALWLSFNLGLLIAAYLLGSTPTGYAIGRWLKGVDIREVGSGSTGATNVLRTLGKGPALFVLLVDVLKGASAILLTRWAYTLDITSTLVAPPILDNWLPWMVVASGLAVMLGHSKSIWLGFTGGKSVATSLGLLLALYWPVGLGTLGTFIAVLAVSRIVSLSSISGTIGCAILMIVTHQPLPYCLLAVAGGLYVIWRHQSNIERLLAGVEPRLGENIAQDVETSS from the coding sequence ATGGCTCTTTGGTTAAGTTTTAATTTGGGATTGCTAATCGCGGCTTATCTGTTGGGTTCAACTCCAACCGGCTATGCGATAGGACGCTGGCTTAAGGGTGTTGACATTCGGGAGGTGGGTTCCGGATCAACCGGCGCAACAAATGTGCTGAGAACCCTGGGAAAAGGGCCGGCGCTATTTGTTCTCCTGGTTGATGTCTTAAAGGGAGCTTCGGCAATCTTGCTGACTCGCTGGGCTTACACGCTGGATATAACCTCTACCCTTGTTGCACCCCCAATTCTTGATAATTGGCTGCCTTGGATGGTTGTGGCGTCAGGATTAGCCGTTATGTTGGGTCACAGTAAATCAATTTGGTTAGGCTTCACCGGCGGCAAATCTGTGGCGACAAGTTTGGGCCTTTTGTTAGCGCTATACTGGCCGGTGGGCTTAGGAACTTTGGGCACTTTTATCGCTGTTTTAGCAGTTTCTCGAATTGTTTCTCTTAGTTCAATTTCGGGGACGATTGGCTGTGCGATATTGATGATTGTGACTCATCAACCGCTGCCTTACTGTTTGTTAGCGGTTGCCGGCGGTTTATATGTGATTTGGCGGCATCAAAGTAATATTGAGCGCTTACTTGCCGGTGTTGAGCCTCGCTTGGGGGAAAATATAGCGCAAGATGTAGAAACTAGCAGTTAA
- a CDS encoding DUF3086 domain-containing protein: MSSDETQHPEELQDQAIEPVDLPEEQRSPAASDSENLPVELPAIISLDEAATLAQRVAELQQQEQTLKEEIAKLQTSRAQLLQTQADTQAALGRLVQEGLSELEQRKQALQISVEQLERRQERIRAEMRTTFAGASQDLAIRVQGFKDYLVGSLQDLASAAEQLELTPPAPTPQKQAVREARVEQKSSSPKFAEQGFQEQAKQIRRILDQYRTMPDYYGPAWQLRRTFEPIHAERISNWFFTQGGRGALRSMGSRLQNILIASSAISVLRQIYGNRLRTLVLATTPERLGEWRRGLQDCLGITRSDFGPERGVVLFEAAEPLAQKADRLVKDGQMPLIIIDETEDQINLALLQFPLWLAFAPEPQIMPAAREF; this comes from the coding sequence ATGAGTTCAGACGAAACCCAACATCCAGAAGAGTTACAAGATCAAGCCATTGAGCCGGTGGATTTGCCAGAGGAGCAACGTTCACCGGCAGCGTCAGATAGCGAAAATTTGCCGGTTGAGCTGCCGGCAATAATTTCTCTTGATGAGGCGGCAACTTTGGCGCAACGAGTGGCTGAATTGCAACAGCAAGAACAAACCTTGAAAGAGGAAATTGCCAAGTTGCAAACCTCTCGCGCTCAACTGTTGCAAACTCAGGCAGACACGCAAGCTGCTTTAGGCCGGCTCGTCCAAGAAGGCTTGAGTGAGCTAGAACAGCGCAAGCAGGCGTTGCAAATTAGCGTAGAACAACTGGAACGGCGTCAAGAACGCATCCGTGCTGAGATGCGAACAACCTTTGCCGGCGCTTCTCAAGATTTGGCGATTCGGGTTCAAGGTTTTAAGGACTACTTGGTGGGAAGCTTGCAGGATTTGGCCAGTGCGGCTGAGCAGTTAGAACTAACGCCGCCGGCACCCACTCCTCAAAAGCAAGCTGTCAGAGAAGCTAGGGTCGAGCAAAAGTCCTCATCGCCTAAGTTTGCCGAGCAAGGATTTCAAGAGCAAGCCAAACAAATTCGGCGCATTTTAGACCAATATCGCACGATGCCGGATTATTACGGCCCGGCTTGGCAACTGCGCCGTACGTTTGAGCCAATTCACGCTGAGCGAATTTCTAACTGGTTTTTTACTCAAGGAGGCCGGGGAGCCTTGCGGAGTATGGGGAGCCGGTTGCAAAATATTCTCATCGCTTCCTCTGCGATCTCGGTATTGCGGCAGATTTACGGCAATCGTCTGCGGACGCTAGTTCTGGCTACGACACCAGAACGGCTGGGAGAATGGCGTCGCGGCTTGCAAGACTGTCTGGGTATTACTCGCAGCGATTTTGGCCCAGAACGGGGCGTTGTGTTATTTGAGGCGGCTGAACCCCTGGCGCAAAAAGCAGATCGGCTGGTGAAAGATGGTCAGATGCCGCTAATTATCATTGATGAAACGGAAGACCAAATTAATCTTGCGTTATTGCAATTTCCCCTGTGGTTGGCTTTCGCGCCTGAACCCCAAATTATGCCGGCGGCCAGGGAGTTTTAA
- a CDS encoding DUF3119 family protein — translation MTTATSSRLPAQTVELAPSYTLPLVLVFAPLPLLLVQPWVASVIAIFGLFLMFQALTIRLRFTETALDVYRSEKLIRSFPYQEWQNWRIFWPAVPILFYFKEVKSIHFLPVLFDPKMLQTCLEERCPINR, via the coding sequence GTGACAACTGCCACATCTTCTCGCCTGCCAGCGCAGACAGTTGAACTAGCTCCAAGCTATACGCTGCCACTGGTTTTAGTGTTCGCACCCCTTCCCCTTTTACTGGTGCAACCTTGGGTGGCAAGCGTGATTGCGATTTTTGGCTTGTTTCTCATGTTTCAGGCGCTTACCATTCGCCTGAGATTCACAGAAACAGCCTTAGATGTCTATCGTTCGGAAAAGTTGATCCGCAGCTTTCCCTATCAGGAATGGCAAAATTGGCGGATTTTTTGGCCTGCTGTCCCCATTCTGTTTTACTTTAAAGAAGTCAAGAGTATCCACTTCTTGCCAGTGTTATTTGACCCTAAGATGCTGCAAACCTGTTTGGAGGAGCGCTGCCCAATTAATCGGTGA
- a CDS encoding MlaE family lipid ABC transporter permease subunit: MSESVTSSNLGLWGQRLVAAIFLGGQVIVHLFAGKIHRRNTLDQMAAVGPESLLIALLTAAFVGMVFTIQVAREFINFGAANAVGGVLAISLARELGPVLTAVILAGRVGSAFAAEIGTMKVTEQIDALYILKTDPIDYLVLPRVIACCIMLPVLTILCLITGMAGGMLIATNMYGISQNMFLSSARNFLDIWDICSAALKGIFFGSLIAVIGCSWGLTTTGGAKGVGQSTTTAVVTSLLAIFVFNFFLSYLMFRGTGSAVMKGL; encoded by the coding sequence ATGAGTGAAAGCGTTACTAGCTCTAACTTGGGATTATGGGGTCAGCGGTTAGTCGCCGCGATTTTCCTGGGTGGCCAAGTTATTGTTCACCTGTTTGCCGGCAAGATCCACCGGCGCAACACCCTCGACCAAATGGCAGCAGTTGGCCCAGAGTCTTTGCTGATCGCCCTGTTAACGGCTGCCTTTGTGGGCATGGTGTTCACAATTCAGGTAGCGCGAGAATTTATTAACTTTGGTGCGGCAAATGCGGTGGGTGGCGTCCTCGCTATTTCCCTTGCCCGTGAACTTGGCCCAGTTTTGACAGCAGTGATCTTAGCAGGGCGCGTTGGTTCAGCGTTTGCTGCAGAAATTGGCACGATGAAAGTAACCGAGCAAATAGACGCGCTGTATATCCTCAAAACCGATCCGATTGATTATTTGGTACTTCCCCGCGTCATCGCTTGCTGCATCATGCTGCCGGTTTTAACCATCCTGTGTCTGATCACCGGCATGGCAGGGGGAATGTTGATCGCCACGAATATGTACGGCATCTCCCAAAATATGTTTTTAAGTTCTGCTCGTAACTTCCTCGATATTTGGGACATTTGCAGTGCTGCCCTTAAAGGAATTTTCTTTGGTTCTTTAATTGCCGTGATTGGGTGCAGCTGGGGTTTGACGACAACGGGGGGTGCTAAGGGCGTTGGGCAGTCCACCACGACAGCAGTTGTTACCTCCCTGCTGGCGATCTTTGTGTTTAACTTTTTTCTGTCCTACTTGATGTTTCGCGGCACCGGCAGTGCTGTGATGAAAGGTTTGTAA
- a CDS encoding Hsp20/alpha crystallin family protein, with product MALIRWEPFREIDSLQREMNRLFDTLTPAADGRTNGVAFIPAAEMQETPEAIHLKLEVPGLEAKDLDVQVTAEAVAISGERRSEAKTEENGMMRSEFRYGKFQRVIPLPGRVQNNQVQAEYKDGILQLTLPKAEEEKNRVVKVNLG from the coding sequence ATGGCACTCATTCGTTGGGAACCTTTCCGCGAGATTGATAGCTTGCAACGGGAAATGAACCGGCTGTTTGATACCCTCACCCCGGCTGCTGATGGACGCACCAATGGCGTTGCCTTTATTCCCGCAGCGGAAATGCAGGAAACTCCGGAAGCGATTCACTTGAAATTAGAAGTTCCTGGCTTAGAAGCTAAGGATTTAGATGTGCAAGTTACGGCAGAAGCCGTTGCCATTAGCGGAGAACGCCGGAGTGAAGCCAAAACAGAAGAAAATGGCATGATGCGCTCTGAATTCCGCTACGGTAAATTTCAACGCGTGATTCCTTTGCCAGGGCGGGTTCAAAATAACCAAGTTCAAGCCGAATATAAAGACGGCATTCTTCAGCTAACGCTTCCTAAAGCTGAAGAAGAAAAGAACCGCGTTGTTAAAGTTAATTTGGGTTAA
- a CDS encoding MASE1 domain-containing protein produces the protein MKHYSWPNWSLWLTKVLVVATVYYAAAIFARSLAEQPGTVMPVWPASGISLAAVILLGYEVWPGIWLGQFLEAITALLSEANAPPVATSIALSAFMGVVVTVPYVLGSFLLRRFVGHQNLLDRAADVFKFVALGAIFICAVSATLGSTSLCLAGICSWDTYGQTWATWFLGDTVGILVVAPALLIWIRPISNLRFSTLPSYLKSAIAHPKFFEAVLLLVLLVSICQVAFGGGYPVAYLVIPCLVWAAFRFGQRGATLLILIVSSSAIWGTVHGHGPFIRESLNESLLLLQCFVGVIAVTTIILAAVIVEREQAEASLQRANELLEQRVEERTAALMLANEALQQSEVELREKASQIERAMRELQLTQSQLIQTEKMSSLGQLVAGVAHEINNPVSFIYGNVTPAKQYIDDLLHLLQLYRQHYPNPTIDILELSREMDLEFILEDLPKLLTSMKMGADRIRSIVLSLRNFSRLDESEMKPVDIHEGLDSTLLLLQNRLKADAGNREIQIIKEYGNLPSVECYAGQLNQVFMNLLANAIDALEKKDAPRIITISTSVKIREAEETQKKESSISNPQVVIRIADNGIGMAEHLQKRLFDPFFTTKPVGKGTGLGLSISYQIVVEKHKGQLRCISKPMQGTEFIIEIPIQQSSSKLLSRSCALPLG, from the coding sequence ATGAAGCATTACTCATGGCCTAATTGGTCACTATGGCTAACCAAAGTGCTGGTTGTCGCGACTGTCTACTATGCTGCAGCGATCTTCGCGCGCTCACTCGCGGAGCAACCTGGGACTGTTATGCCGGTGTGGCCGGCATCTGGAATTTCCTTAGCAGCAGTCATCCTGCTGGGATATGAAGTTTGGCCGGGAATTTGGCTAGGTCAGTTTTTAGAAGCGATAACGGCTTTATTGAGTGAAGCAAATGCCCCTCCAGTTGCCACGTCCATTGCCCTCTCGGCATTTATGGGAGTCGTGGTGACAGTGCCTTATGTGTTGGGCAGCTTTTTGCTGCGTCGGTTTGTGGGACACCAAAATTTGCTGGATCGGGCAGCGGATGTTTTTAAGTTTGTGGCGCTGGGAGCTATTTTCATCTGCGCGGTGAGCGCAACGCTTGGTTCAACCAGTTTGTGTTTGGCCGGCATCTGTAGCTGGGATACCTACGGACAAACCTGGGCTACGTGGTTTTTAGGAGATACCGTTGGAATTTTGGTTGTGGCACCGGCACTGCTGATTTGGATCCGTCCGATTTCAAATTTGAGATTTTCGACTTTACCATCCTATCTAAAATCTGCAATTGCACATCCCAAGTTTTTTGAGGCTGTACTGCTGTTGGTACTACTGGTAAGTATTTGCCAAGTGGCGTTCGGCGGCGGTTATCCGGTGGCTTATTTAGTCATTCCCTGTTTAGTCTGGGCTGCTTTTCGATTTGGCCAGCGTGGTGCAACGTTATTAATTCTGATCGTGTCGAGTAGCGCGATTTGGGGGACGGTTCACGGTCATGGGCCATTTATCCGGGAGTCACTCAACGAATCTCTGCTGTTATTGCAGTGTTTTGTCGGGGTTATTGCGGTAACAACGATAATTTTGGCGGCAGTGATTGTAGAACGCGAGCAGGCGGAGGCTAGCTTGCAACGGGCGAATGAGCTGCTAGAACAAAGAGTTGAGGAGCGCACGGCTGCTTTAATGCTGGCAAATGAAGCGTTGCAGCAGTCGGAGGTTGAATTGAGAGAAAAAGCGAGCCAGATCGAACGAGCGATGCGGGAGTTGCAGCTGACTCAATCTCAACTAATTCAGACGGAAAAAATGTCTTCTTTAGGGCAGTTGGTTGCCGGTGTGGCTCACGAAATTAATAATCCGGTGAGCTTTATTTATGGCAATGTGACGCCGGCAAAGCAATATATTGACGACTTGTTACACTTGCTGCAGCTTTACCGGCAGCATTATCCAAATCCAACCATAGACATTCTAGAGTTATCGAGGGAGATGGATTTGGAGTTTATTTTAGAAGATTTGCCGAAGCTATTAACTTCGATGAAAATGGGAGCGGATCGCATTCGGTCAATTGTTTTATCGCTGCGAAATTTTTCCCGTTTAGATGAATCAGAAATGAAGCCGGTTGATATTCATGAGGGGTTAGATAGTACACTGCTGCTGTTGCAAAATCGCTTGAAAGCAGATGCCGGCAATCGTGAGATTCAAATTATTAAAGAGTATGGTAACTTGCCCTCTGTGGAGTGTTATGCCGGCCAACTTAATCAAGTTTTTATGAATTTGCTTGCCAATGCAATTGATGCGCTGGAAAAGAAAGACGCTCCTCGGATTATTACGATTAGCACTTCTGTGAAGATTAGAGAGGCAGAAGAGACGCAAAAAAAAGAATCTTCCATCTCTAATCCCCAAGTTGTGATTCGGATAGCAGATAATGGAATAGGGATGGCGGAACATCTGCAAAAACGCCTTTTCGATCCGTTCTTTACCACAAAGCCGGTGGGCAAAGGAACGGGTTTGGGTTTGTCAATTAGTTATCAGATTGTTGTTGAAAAACACAAGGGTCAATTACGGTGTATTTCCAAACCCATGCAGGGAACAGAGTTTATCATTGAAATTCCTATTCAGCAATCTTCTAGTAAGTTGTTGAGTCGTTCCTGTGCTTTACCGTTGGGTTAG